One genomic window of Halolamina sediminis includes the following:
- a CDS encoding cation:proton antiporter domain-containing protein, whose translation MAGNEAAVLIAVVAGIVGIGVIAQVLSDRFRVPSIVFLIAAGILLGPEVTGLLNPEEFGTAALSAIVGLSVAIIVFEGAFHLRIEEIREAPKTAFRLVTVGAVIALIGTGVAVHYLLGVGWLVAFLVGSLLVATGPTVIAPILDVVPVRDRVGVALDTEGIVNDVTAAISAVVIFEIITTGASGPSALVTLFAERLGYGLLVGIAVAGLLYYMLQYVDLSPGNAPRNARLLVLAGALVAYAAANYLASEAGVAAVAVAGILLGNADVPYEEEISAFKGDVTLIVLSFVFITLAALLDFEVLLDLGLAGIGVVVVVALVLRPLLVFVSSAGDRITTEEKLFMSFVGPRGIIPASVATLFAIELRSEAIGMPEAADVLVGTVFLTILLTVLFEAGLARQIAEKLNVIPMRVIIVGGGSVGRELATRLEDRGENVVIVENNQDRIQTARDAGFTAHHGDGTDTEVLRSAGADNAKIIVAATGDDDANLLISQLSQSKFSPERVIARTNNPENVEAFEELGVRTISSAMATAQAMDNYIERPALANWMQGIGESGDVQEIEVTADPLIGETIRDLGPQLPEGCLIGLVCRGEEAFVPEADFTLERGDRVTFIGRKEAVREAMKWAHPEE comes from the coding sequence ATGGCCGGGAACGAGGCAGCCGTGCTGATCGCGGTCGTTGCCGGGATCGTCGGTATCGGCGTGATCGCACAGGTGCTCTCGGACCGCTTCCGGGTACCGAGCATCGTCTTCCTGATCGCGGCGGGGATCCTGCTCGGCCCGGAAGTGACCGGGCTGCTCAACCCCGAGGAGTTCGGGACAGCCGCGCTGTCGGCCATCGTCGGGCTCTCCGTCGCGATCATCGTCTTCGAGGGCGCGTTCCACCTCCGGATCGAGGAGATCCGGGAGGCGCCGAAGACGGCGTTCCGACTCGTCACTGTCGGCGCCGTGATCGCGCTGATCGGGACGGGCGTGGCGGTCCACTACCTGCTCGGGGTCGGCTGGCTCGTCGCGTTCCTCGTCGGCTCGCTACTCGTCGCGACCGGGCCGACCGTCATCGCGCCGATCCTCGACGTGGTTCCGGTTCGGGACCGCGTCGGCGTCGCACTCGACACCGAGGGGATCGTCAACGACGTGACCGCCGCGATCTCCGCGGTGGTGATCTTCGAGATCATCACCACCGGCGCGTCGGGCCCCAGCGCGCTCGTGACCCTGTTCGCCGAGCGGCTCGGCTACGGGCTGTTGGTCGGTATCGCGGTCGCCGGGCTGCTGTACTACATGCTGCAGTACGTCGACCTCTCTCCCGGAAACGCGCCCCGAAACGCCCGGCTACTGGTACTCGCTGGCGCGCTCGTCGCCTACGCCGCCGCGAACTACCTCGCCAGCGAGGCCGGCGTCGCCGCCGTCGCCGTCGCGGGGATCCTGCTCGGCAACGCCGACGTCCCCTACGAGGAGGAGATCTCGGCGTTCAAAGGCGACGTGACGCTGATCGTGCTCTCGTTCGTGTTCATCACGCTGGCGGCGCTGCTGGACTTCGAGGTGCTGCTCGATCTCGGGCTGGCCGGGATCGGTGTCGTCGTCGTCGTCGCGCTGGTGCTCCGGCCCCTCCTGGTGTTCGTCTCCAGCGCGGGCGACCGGATCACCACGGAGGAGAAGCTGTTCATGAGCTTCGTCGGCCCGCGCGGGATCATCCCGGCGTCGGTGGCGACGCTGTTCGCTATCGAGCTCCGGAGCGAGGCGATCGGGATGCCCGAGGCGGCCGACGTGCTCGTCGGCACCGTCTTCCTGACTATCCTGCTGACCGTGCTGTTCGAGGCGGGGCTTGCCCGCCAGATCGCGGAGAAACTCAACGTCATACCCATGCGAGTCATCATCGTCGGGGGCGGGTCGGTCGGGCGCGAGCTCGCGACCCGCCTCGAAGACCGAGGCGAGAACGTCGTCATCGTGGAGAACAACCAGGACCGGATCCAGACAGCCCGCGACGCCGGGTTCACCGCCCACCACGGCGACGGCACCGACACCGAGGTGCTCCGGTCGGCCGGCGCGGACAACGCCAAGATCATCGTCGCTGCCACCGGCGACGACGACGCGAACCTGCTGATCTCCCAGCTCTCCCAGTCGAAGTTCTCGCCGGAGCGCGTGATCGCGCGGACGAACAACCCCGAGAACGTCGAGGCCTTCGAGGAGCTTGGCGTCCGGACGATCTCCTCGGCGATGGCCACCGCACAGGCCATGGACAACTACATCGAGCGCCCGGCGCTCGCCAACTGGATGCAGGGGATCGGCGAGTCCGGCGACGTGCAGGAGATCGAAGTCACCGCGGACCCGCTGATCGGCGAGACGATCCGCGATCTCGGCCCACAGCTCCCCGAGGGCTGCCTGATCGGGCTGGTCTGTCGGGGAGAGGAGGCGTTCGTCCCCGAGGCCGACTTCACGCTCGAACGCGGCGACCGCGTGACGTTCATCGGCCGGAAGGAGGCGGTCCGCGAGGCGATGAAGTGGGCCCACCCCGAGGAGTAG
- a CDS encoding AMP-dependent synthetase/ligase — translation MDIRDAEQGFDHPVIDDDTLPAMFEASAERNAGEVAQRYKGGIYDRSLVAEGAISEAPAGDYAELRYEETREIVRHLATGFRELGIEAGDRVGLFANTRMEWAQSDFGVLAAGGVVNTVYSGSSERQTEYLLGDAGSEGVVVENGDLLHKVLNVEDELDLSFIVVMDEPADGSGAAAAVRDRDDVLTLGQLHERGADAFDEDAYEGWLDERDGDDLASLVYTSGTTGQPKGVELTHWNFRSNVNQCFRRFGPRPDRDPDMPTTDTDTMALSFLPLAHVFERLSGHFLMFAAGATIAYAESPDTLREDFKLVEPTTFTSVPRVYEKLYAAVREQASESPIKQRIFEWAVDVAREYERAENPGTLLSLKHDIGDKLVYSSVREALGDNVDFFVSGGGSLSEDLCRLFHGMGIPILEGYGLTETAPVLSVNPIEDPNPGTIGPPVVDVETKLDTSIGVMGDDIAGDTGELLVRGPNVTDGYWEKPEATDEAFVEADEADDGGEPWFRTGDVVEIRPDGYIAFRERAKQLLKLSTGKMVPPGPIEDAFADNELIEQAMVVGDARKFVGALIVPAFDAVRSWGEREGLDLPADDAELCHDDRVRDRIQQEVATINDGFESHEQIKQFRLVPEEFTPENDLLTPTMKKKRRKILDRWSDEVEDLYE, via the coding sequence ATGGACATTCGCGACGCCGAACAGGGGTTCGACCACCCCGTCATCGACGACGACACGCTGCCGGCGATGTTCGAGGCCAGCGCCGAGCGCAACGCCGGGGAGGTGGCCCAGCGCTACAAAGGGGGGATCTACGACCGCTCGCTGGTCGCCGAGGGCGCGATCTCCGAGGCGCCCGCGGGCGACTACGCCGAACTACGCTACGAGGAGACACGCGAGATCGTCCGCCACCTCGCGACCGGCTTCCGTGAGCTCGGGATCGAGGCCGGCGATCGTGTAGGGCTGTTCGCCAACACCCGGATGGAGTGGGCCCAGAGCGACTTCGGCGTGCTCGCCGCCGGCGGCGTGGTCAACACCGTCTACAGCGGCTCCTCGGAGCGCCAGACCGAGTACCTGCTGGGCGACGCCGGCTCGGAGGGCGTGGTCGTCGAGAACGGCGACCTGCTGCACAAGGTGCTGAACGTCGAGGACGAGCTGGACCTCTCGTTTATCGTCGTGATGGACGAGCCCGCCGACGGCAGCGGCGCTGCGGCGGCGGTGCGGGACCGCGACGACGTGCTCACGCTGGGGCAGCTCCACGAGCGCGGCGCCGACGCGTTCGACGAGGACGCCTACGAGGGCTGGCTCGACGAGCGCGACGGCGACGATCTCGCGAGCCTCGTCTACACCTCCGGCACGACCGGCCAGCCGAAGGGCGTCGAGCTCACCCACTGGAACTTCCGGTCGAACGTGAACCAGTGTTTCCGGCGGTTCGGCCCGCGCCCGGACCGCGATCCCGACATGCCGACGACCGACACCGACACGATGGCGCTCTCGTTCCTGCCGTTGGCCCACGTGTTCGAGCGCCTCTCCGGTCACTTCCTGATGTTCGCGGCCGGGGCGACCATCGCCTACGCCGAGAGCCCGGACACCCTCCGGGAGGACTTCAAACTCGTTGAGCCGACGACGTTCACTAGCGTCCCGCGCGTGTACGAGAAGCTGTACGCCGCCGTGCGGGAGCAGGCCAGCGAGTCGCCGATCAAGCAGCGCATCTTCGAGTGGGCCGTCGACGTGGCCCGCGAGTACGAGCGGGCCGAGAACCCCGGCACGCTGCTCTCGCTGAAACACGACATCGGCGACAAGCTGGTCTACTCCAGTGTCCGCGAGGCGCTGGGGGACAACGTCGACTTCTTCGTCTCCGGCGGCGGCAGCCTCTCGGAGGACCTCTGTCGGCTGTTCCACGGGATGGGGATCCCGATCCTCGAGGGGTACGGGCTCACGGAGACCGCGCCCGTGCTCAGCGTCAACCCCATCGAGGACCCCAACCCCGGCACGATCGGCCCGCCGGTCGTCGACGTGGAGACGAAACTCGATACGTCCATCGGCGTGATGGGCGACGACATCGCGGGTGACACCGGCGAACTGCTCGTCCGCGGGCCGAACGTCACCGACGGCTACTGGGAGAAGCCCGAGGCCACCGACGAGGCGTTCGTCGAGGCTGATGAGGCCGACGACGGTGGTGAGCCGTGGTTCCGGACCGGCGACGTCGTCGAAATCCGCCCCGACGGCTACATCGCGTTCCGCGAGCGAGCCAAACAGCTGCTGAAGCTGTCGACGGGGAAGATGGTGCCGCCGGGCCCCATCGAGGACGCGTTCGCCGACAACGAGCTGATCGAGCAGGCGATGGTCGTCGGCGACGCCCGGAAGTTCGTCGGCGCGCTGATCGTCCCCGCGTTCGACGCCGTTCGATCGTGGGGCGAGCGCGAAGGGCTGGACCTCCCCGCAGACGACGCCGAGCTCTGCCACGACGACCGCGTCCGCGACCGGATCCAGCAGGAGGTAGCGACCATCAACGACGGGTTCGAGAGCCACGAGCAGATCAAGCAGTTCCGGCTGGTGCCCGAGGAGTTCACCCCCGAGAACGACCTGCTGACGCCGACGATGAAGAAGAAACGGCGGAAGATTCTCGATCGCTGGAGCGACGAGGTCGAAGACCTCTACGAGTAA